A single Mustela lutreola isolate mMusLut2 chromosome X, mMusLut2.pri, whole genome shotgun sequence DNA region contains:
- the KCNE5 gene encoding potassium voltage-gated channel subfamily E regulatory beta subunit 5 yields MNCSESQRLRTLLSRLLLELHHRGNASGLGAGPGPSMGMGVVPDPFVGREATSAKGDDAYLYILLIMIFYACLAGGLILAYTRSRKLVEGKDEPAQACAAHEWAAADAETAAGSLAAASRQLAPGAPTTPATEGV; encoded by the coding sequence ATGAATTGCAGCGAGAGCCAGCGGCTGCGCACCCTCCTCAGCCGCCTGCTGCTCGAGCTGCACCACCGGGGCAACGCCAGCGGCCTGGGCGCCGGCCCCGGCCCGAGCATGGGCATGGGGGTCGTGCCCGACCCGTTCGTGGGCCGCGAGGCGACCAGCGCCAAGGGCGACGACGCCTATCTCTACATCCTGCTCATCATGATCTTCTACGCCTGCTTGGCCGGAGGCCTCATCCTGGCCTACACCCGCTCCCGCAAGCTCGTCGAGGGCAAGGACGAGCCGGCCCAGGCCTGCGCGGCGCACGAGTGGGCCGCCGCCGACGCCGAGACTGCCGCCGGCTCGCTGGCCGCCGCCAGCCGCCAGCTCGCCCCCGGGGCGCCTACCACCCCGGCCACGGAGGGGGTCTAG